From a single Meles meles chromosome 21, mMelMel3.1 paternal haplotype, whole genome shotgun sequence genomic region:
- the TEKT4 gene encoding tektin-4: MAQTDVLLTKEPAPQTVPACELPRKLYDVARNTGAHTSSGLATAGFRSAKYLADEWFQNGYARYHQAFADRDRSERQRHESRQLAAETEALAGRSQEDSSRKVGARLQDTHHWKSELQQEVRELDAETDLLLAQKQRLQRALDASAVPFSVATDNLQGRERRQHPDLVRDLVETELLKEAELIRNIQELLKRTIMQAANQIRLNREHKETCEMDWSDKVEAYNIDQTCALYHNQSTEVQFYPHSAKLEESASTPETWAAFAQDHLHRAERERLASANLRALVDCILRDTAEDLRLQCDAVNLAFERRCEELEDARHRLENHLRQTLREITDQEHNIAMLKQAIKDKEAPLKVAQTRLYQRSHRPNVELCRDAAQFRLVSEVEQLNVSLMALKEKLLEAEQSLRNLEDTRMHLEKDLAVKTNSLFIDREKCMRHRARYPSVLQLAGYQ; encoded by the exons aTGGCGCAGACGGACGTGCTCCTGACCAAGGAGCCGGCCCCGCAGACGGTGCCGGCCTGCGAGCTGCCGCGGAAGCTGTACGATGTGGCCCGGAACACGGGCGCCCACACGTCCTCGGGCCTGGCCACCGCTGGCTTCCGCTCGGCCAAGTACCTGGCGGACGAGTGGTTCCAGAACGGCTACGCCCGCTACCACCAGGCCTTCGCGGACCGCGACCGGTCGGAGCGGCAGCGGCACGAGAGCCGGCAGCTGGCGGCTGAGACGGAGGCGCTGGCCGGGCGCTCGCAGGAGGACTCCTCCCGGAAGGTGGGCGCGCGGCTGCAGGACACACACCACTGGAAGTCGGAGCTGCAGCAGGAGGTGCGCGAGCTGGACGCCGAGACCGACCTGCTGCTGGCCCAGAAGCAGCGGCTGCAGCGCGCCCTGGACGCCAGCGCCGTGCCCTTCTCCGTGGCCACCGACAACCTGCAGGGCCGCGAGCGCCGCCAGCACCCGGACCTGGTCCGCGACCTCGTGGAAACCGAGCTGCTGAAG GAAGCCGAGCTTATCCGGAACATTCAGGAGCTCCTCAAAAGGACCATAATGCAGGCCGCGAACCAGATCCG GCTGAACCGAGAGCACAAGGAAACGTGCGAGATGGACTGGTCGGACAAGGTGGAGGCCTACAACATCGATCAGACGTGCGCGCTCTACCACAACCAGAGCACGGAGGTGCAGTTCTACCCGCACTCCGCcaagctggaggagag CGCCTCCACGCCCGAGACGTGGGCCGCGTTCGCCCAGGACCACCTGCACCGCGCGGAGCGCGAGCGCCTGGCCTCGGCCAACCTGCGGGCGCTCGTGGACTGCATCCTGCGGGACACGGCCGAGGACCTGCGGCTGCAGTGCGACGCCGTGAACCTGGCCTTCGAGCGCCGCTGTGAGGAGCTGGAGGACGCGCGCCACAGGCTGGAGAACCACCTGCGCCAG ACGCTGCGGGAGATCACGGACCAGGAGCACAACATAGCCATGCTGAAGCAGGCCATCAAGGACAAGGAGGCGCCCCTGAAGGTGGCTCAGACCCGTCTGTACCAGCGCTCACACAGGCCCAACGTGGAGCTGTGCCGGGACGCCGCGCAGTTCAG GCTGGTGAGCGAGGTGGAGCAGCTGAACGTGTCCCTCATGGCGCTGAAGGAGAAGCTTCTAGAAGCCGAGCAGTCACTACGCAACCTGGAGGACACGCGCATGCACCTGGAGAAGGACCTGGCCGTCAAGACCAACAGCCTCTTCATCGACCGCGAGAAGTGCATGAGACACCGTGCCCGCTACCCCAGCGTCCTGCAGCTGGCCGGCTACCAGTGA